AAACCAAGAAAAATTAAACCTTAGTATATGGGTCTTGATGTTATTAGAGGTGAAAAATATATCTCTTATAATTTATCGTAAATTAACATTTAAGAAAGGGTATATTTTATCTGGATTCTGGACTTATCTTTAGTATTCTGGGGCAAAGCTGAAGGTTACATTATAGCCGATTTTCTAAGTGTATTTTACATCAATTAACGGTACACAAATTCAACACAATGAACTGGTGACAAACGAAGATAGTGAATtgtccaaaaaaataaagtcatCGCACATCATTTTATAGTCCCCACCGTACCACCGTAACTCCCCTGCAACACTCTGCTGCAGCATCACTGTGAGGTTATGTGTAGAGGGGAGAAAACCTATGCTGCCTTAACCACTACCATCCTCCACTCATGTCTCTTCCATGGTGAACACCCCCCAACCATTGCCACCTCCTCCAGTCTTACACACCTCTAGCCTTGTTGTTGCTGTTCCACCATTATGTCGCCGCAACTACCCTGATTTAGGCTTGAATGAAGAAATTTAATTAGAGAGAGAATTCAATATTCTTGAATTAGTCATGCACTAACCACACTTggaaatattttagattttgcTTGTTGTGAGACACTAAAACTGTGTACCGAGTTTccctaagggtctgtttggcagGGGGATTTTGCAGGGTTTTGGAAGGCTACATCTATATTTTAGTATTcattgagattttaaaaaattgaaagagtaCCATGATATATGATCATATAATATAACAATTCAATCACACTTCCTTCATTTCTGGAAACATTTTATAGCTTCTCtaatttagaaaagaaaaacaagccCTCCCctccctcccctccaaaaccccccTCCCAAACAAACCCTGAAATTGATTCACAAACCTTTTTCTACAAAGATGTCTTTATAGTAGGTAGTTGAAATTGCTTGCTTGATTAGAAACTGATGTTTTAACTTTAGCTTGATTGGTTATGCTGGTAGCTGaacttatatatataaccaTTTGTGTTTGTCTTATGCAGGTTGCCTTCATTTCAATGAAACAAAATGTCAATTCAAGGGACTGTAGTGACCGTGACGAGAAGTGAACTACTGCCTCCATCCGTAAAAAGCAGAAGGCTGATTAGTTAGTGACAGAGCTCAACAAAGAGAAGGCAAAAGGCTTATGCAGAGAAAGCGCAAAATAGAGAAAGCAAATTGTAttgaattggtattttagggaGGGAACAGAAAAAAGTTGCTAAATTGTACTTGTAATACTTAAAGAGTCATGTACTAAATTGTAGTAATAAAAAagggatttggatcctctccaattttgTACTGTATCTTATTGAATCAAGAGAGTTGGTTTATCTCACTGTGAAACCATGATATTAGTGAATGTTGTTCTCACTAAACAATTGTCATGTTCTTTCATATGATTGATATTAACTTTTGTATATCTTTGTGTTAACTCTCCGGTTGTCATGGAAAAGAGACTCTAGTAATCTGAAGTTCAACTGTAAGGTAAGTTATAACCAAGAATTGTTCCTTCAAGAAGTCGAACTCAGATTTTTTCAATCGAACAATTCGTCCTAATGAAAGCTCATTAATCACGTGAGCGCCAaattactttgttttttttttaatactataaattttttctgtttttttcttcttctttttcataaacatatatatttttttaagaattctTTTGGATATCATGGTGCTGATATTTTATACAGTAAGTTAATAGTAATTTGAGGTTCAAATTTATCCCtcaattttttatggaataGATGTTCTAGTAATATGAAATGTCTTTCTCCGATATTagttttaaatgttttttatgGAATAGATTTTATACCTCATTGATTTTTCTCCGATTTTAGAGTTTTCCACCTTATAATTGAAATGTCTTCCACCCCTCCATGATGTGGTTCATATGgtgaaatcattttttttttttgaaacagcaaATTTATTAATTCCACAAGAGTACAATCAGGAAAATAAAGGGAACAAATACACAGGAAAGAAAACAAGAATTCCCCCACCTAACTATCGAAAAAACAGCCAGAAGATAGGCACCAAAACTCAAAACACCCAAAACAAAAACTACACCAAAACTCTCCCAACACAGAACCTGCAAAGACAGGGGAAAAATCACGGGCAAGAGAGAACCAAACAACAGAAAAACTTCAGTGATCAAAGCAATAACCAGGATTCCAACTCCATTCATAATATAAACACCGGGTGGTCTTCAATTTATGGGCACTCCATTTCCAAGTTAGCACTTTAATATCCTCTGCAAACTCAGCTGCAACCTTGATCGAATTATTAAAAATCACCTCATTTCTCGCCCTCCAAATTATCCACAGTGTAGTATGCCAGACAAGCCTATACCCTTTTCGAGCCTTTTTAGATCTAGCAAAACCAGAAAGATACTCAAATAAAATAGATACTCAAATAAAATAGACAAGTTAGGAGGCATAACAATAACTACACCCAGCCACCTAAACATCTCAGCCCAAATACTAGCAGCAAATTTACAATGCAGAAAAAGGTGAGTCGACGTGTCCATTGACCCCGTACAAACCACACAGCCCCTGGAGTCATCAGCCCGGAGAACCCCACAACGAGCTAAATTATCTCTCGTTGGTAAACGGTATGAAGCAATTGCCAAGAAAACGCAATTATTTTAGAGGGAGCAGGGCTTCTCCAAATCTGTTGAAACACGTTGACCTCACTCCCCATACCATCCACCACATCATTCAATTCTTTGAGAAGGAGAGAATATGTCAACTTCACCGAGAAAACTCCTTCCGGTTCTGATTTCCACCACCACCTATCGGGCTCCGTCGTAAACCGCACCCCTTGAATAAGATCCTGCAACCGACATACTAGTTCTTCCTCCCAAATAAAGAGTCTCCTTCTCCATATGAAATTCCAGCTCATACAAGTTCCATTAACCACTGCCAGAGTCGCCTCCGCTAACCAGACCTGCTTCCAAAATAAAGAAGCCCGATTGTGAATTCTCCTCGTAATTGCTTCTGAAAACCAATTCTTGGATTCCACTAACCCCTCTATTGCGCAAATCTCCTTCCACCAGTTCGACGCAATTCTCACTCCCGGAATCACACTATACGTAACAGTAACACTACAGCAGCTCCCTGCCATACTTTGCAACAAGAACCTCCTTCCATAAAGCCGGAGCATCTTGCAACAACCTCCAACGCCACTTTGTTAGCAAGCTAAAGTTGACCACTCTTACATCCCTCACACCTAAACCCCCATCCTTCTTCTCCCGGCACACTGTTTTCCAACTAATCTTTCTTCCTCCCTTCACCCCTCCCCATAAGAATTCTCTTTGGATACAAATCACCTTTTTCACCACTTGGTGAAATCAATTATTTGGTTTTCCAGtccattcaaaaataaaattgattttttaggtTGGTTCATTTATGTTGGTTGGTTTGTTGTGTGATCGATAGACGGCGAACAAAGGTTTCGCACCAGCAATGGCTGTGCCTTTCTCCTTGTTTGCATTTCTAacttttattcaaatttatgaaCATGTGGTTGGTTCTAGTGCCTTGGACCAAATTGATCCAAAGGCACCCGCTATACAGTCACACAACCGCAATCCTCTGGATAGAATGTTTTCTAGCATATGCATATCCATATGTAACTAGTTTAGTAGTGTTTGTCTTTGCTTAAGCTTGTGTAcatattataagttataacccACATGATATTGATAATAATGAACTGACATATTAAGCTTGTGTacatattataagtttgtttgcctaaaaaataaataaatgaattgtttttaaaaataaaatatttttatgtgccatacatttttaaaaaaatagaagtaaTTTAGTAGTTGACTCGCTAATTGTCGTCAACAAAAACGATTTATCAATAGCAAACATATTATTTCCTCATTCATCATCAACTAGTATAATTGTTGGTGGGAGTGTAATCAGTAGCATTAACAACATATCATAGCATCATTCTATTAAATTACCCTAACAAACACATAactaattaacataaaaacttagtAGTAGTAGTGTTACTGCTATTGCATCATCATAGTATAATACAAAATTAAAActataaatacattattttcaAACACACACAAACCCTTCATATCTATATATAATCACCATCAACTTCAAGAATCAGAACAAGTTCAACAATTCATGAATCTTCTTCGCAAACCAACTCTTCtcatgatgatggtgatgatgatggtgatgatcaAGATCATGGTGATGATCATGACTATGGATTTGACGAGGATACAGAGACATCACCTGCGGGTAAAACATCTCGCCGTCGCGAATCTTCGTGAACCGTTTTGGGATCCGGCGATCTTTAGTATTGGCGTCTTTCGACAAAATCATGTCGTTACCGTAAGGGATCTGGCGGCGATGACCATGACGACAACGGTGGTGAGATAACGGGAAATCAAACGGCAAAGAacgttgttgtttttgttgtggaCGGATGTGACGGTTGATAGGACGGAAATCGAGGAAATTTAACGGAACGTGATCGACGGAGTTTAGATTGAATGTAACGGTGTCGTATTGTTGAGGTTTTGAGCGCGTGGTGGTTTGGGAGTTGGATTCGGGTAACGGGTTTTGGAGATCGCGGGCGCGTGAGAGAGTGATGGTAAAGAGGAAGAGTAAGATGGTGAATCTGGTTGCCATGGTTGGTGTTTGGGTTTTTGGAGGAGTAATGGAAATTTGTGTTGGAATGAAGGAAGATTTGTTATATAAATGGAAATTAGGAAATGGACGAAAGTATAAAAAAGGTTTTGAGTGGATGACTTTTTGAGGGAGGAAATTTCTTGCCAGTAGTTACTGTAGTAGTATAGACACATTTGTACAATTGGGTATCCGTGGAGATATTTAAAGAGATTAATGCATCTAAGCCGACGGagtaaaacaattttacacaaataaccaataatattttatttttctgcgATATCACTCCACTAATGTATGATTATTTGGAAGAGTTGTGATTTCTCGTTTGATGTTTGTGTAAATTTTCATTCATTATACCGACTGCTTATCATTTTTAAACTCATATTTAAATGACTTGTAAAATTGGTATTGAGATCATGGTTGTTCTTCATGGACTTGAGTTAATGTTGGGTTAATGGATTGGAATATAGTTTGATAATGTGACTCGTTGCAAGCAGATTCATTGATTAGAGATATTGGAGTTTTGCATTATCAAAATTTTGCAAACGAGATTCATGGCATTCTACAATTGTTACATAGAGATTTGAGTGTTGTTCTCTATTGTTTTGATTTCCATTTCACCTCTTAGCTTTTGAAACACTTGAATTGTCGCTGCTTTTGTTAATAAGTCTTTGTTATCCACTTCTACAATACACCAGAGTTAGGTTATCATTATAAGTCACtcagtatatatatttatacaaatattaaaattgagtTCGTGATGGTTTCAGAGTTGAATTCAGGTAACGGATTTTGGAGATCGCTGGCGCGTGAGAGAGTGATGGTAAAGAGGAAGAGTAAAACGGTGATGGTGTGAATAGTGAATCTGGTTGCCATGGTCGGTGTTTGGGTTTTTGAGGAGTAATGGAAATTTGTGTTGAAATGAAGGAAGATTTGTTATATAAATGGAAATTAGGAAATGGACAAAAAGTATAAAAGGTTTAGAGTGGAAGAAATTTTTTGCTTGTCGTATACGACACATTTGTACAATTGGGTATATGTGgagatatttaaatatattttttttttaaggtaaacAACATCTTTCATTAGATAATAAGATAAAGAGAGTACAAACATTGAGATACATATGTTAGGACATTCCCTAACCACATTCTAAAAACAATACAATTTACTAAACCAACCAAGGTTTGGACATCAATAAGCTTAAAGGAGTTAGAAACCAGTAAAATACTACAAAACCAATAGTTTAATCCAAGCAACCAAGCAAGATTCTTCCACACATGATAAGTGGGTTGAGGAACCACAGTCTTTAACTCTATCCAATTACGGATCATTTCTTTGGCTTGTGGACGCACATATCGACTATTCGGGTTCTCGAAATTGTTTAAACTCACCACATGTGAAGGAACCATTTCTTGAGTGGAGAAGATGAGCTGGTTTGCAGCAATCACTATTAGATTCTTACTCTCATCATGAATCCCTTCAGCCAAACATCTTTGAAGCATTTTAACAAACACCATAAGTGCAAACTTAACATAGATTAAACTGAAGAACAAAACACAACACACATAACaacaagaaaacacaaaaacaataacaattGCAAATCTAAAAACACAATATCCCAATACTTTCATTTTTTCCGATGGTGGTGGCTCCGGTGGAGGCCGTTCTACATGGCCACAATTTCGTAAACAGTTTGTTGAAGTTTGGTTCAGATTTGAGAGCACCATAGCTTGACGGTTGCTGGAGGATTGAACAGAAAACGTGATGGTGGTTGATGGTGGTGGTTGAACAGAAAACGTGGAGGTTGAAGGTGGTGGTTGATCAGAAAACGTGGTGgttgatggtggtggtggtggtggtggtacaAAGGAAGGTAAAAGGATGgtaaaataggaagaaaaaccCACATACATGGGAGAGAAACCTCCACAAGGGAGGAGACAAACTCTATTACAGAGGGAAGAAGCTCCGATGGCGGAGGGGAGACCCATAAAGAGGGGCGGCAGATCcactaaaccctaatttttagAGAGAGGGGAGAACTTCTCTCTCTAAAAACCATCTCATTAATGTGACAACACAATAGATTAGTGGAGATATTTAAATAACCTATaaataaaagagtttaattgatatgcactaacggtgtaaaatagttttacaccatcgtccaataaataacaatcattttgccatgtcatgtcaaTAAAGTGAGGTAAAGTTGGGCGATGTGGCGGGAAACATgtttggtattggttgacagtgtaaaattattttacactgtcggtgcatatcaattaaattctaaataaaaatGGTATTGCAGTATATTTTGAATCTTTTGATTGAATATGCTATGTT
This portion of the Trifolium pratense cultivar HEN17-A07 linkage group LG3, ARS_RC_1.1, whole genome shotgun sequence genome encodes:
- the LOC123917292 gene encoding uncharacterized protein LOC123917292 gives rise to the protein MATRFTILLFLFTITLSRARDLQNPLPESNSQTTTRSKPQQYDTVTFNLNSVDHVPLNFLDFRPINRHIRPQQKQQRSLPFDFPLSHHRCRHGHRRQIPYGNDMILSKDANTKDRRIPKRFTKIRDGEMFYPQVMSLYPRQIHSHDHHHDLDHHHHHHHHHEKSWFAKKIHELLNLF